One window of Ziziphus jujuba cultivar Dongzao chromosome 5, ASM3175591v1 genomic DNA carries:
- the LOC107421282 gene encoding kinesin-like protein KIN-4C — MKKTNRRSKQLIDASHADADMKDCSSRVRELEQENKAFQKEIEELKYRLSNVSSTPTYSAEKVKEDYLKKLIVLEDQVEELKRKLDAKSQLSIQRPKGDKATEQLHLEIQSLKAQKVQLQCKVKIDSLQFRLSKASMEKEILQLKKEGRRNQFEMHKLQDSNQRLKMVLQRKTIEAFVATKRLRELLESRKDLLQKTAGARNGNKPATQGMEHELEVTTQIHELCSEYESQMEVMAEEIAKLKEEVDMLKQEQSRCILQEKEADSLGENLDIKELKEHLVCLGSLLGQLRVQKSKLDQGNKSQDVSSKLSFCVTSGNRLIEGANTTESEPSEQSNVVRNKLGSGVCCSCSKKSLCKTTKCRCRHRGGSCGTSCGCAASKCSNREAVLIHLNDSPESQIAESKANSLKIIETEKIATDASQGAMLLQSALVDKPVEKNVNHEPSKKPLSNIGNILANPNGVRPEGRKKRQKPVIQLVTVDAPSSLAENVKATKEAK; from the exons atgaagaagacgaACCGGCGCTCAAAGCAGCTGATCGATGCGTCCCACGCCGATGCTGACATGAAAGATTGCTCGAGCAGAGTTCGCGAGCTGGAACAAGAAAACAAGGCCTTTCAG AAGGAGATTGAAGAACTAAAGTACAGGCTATCAAATGTTTCATCCACTCCCACTTATAGCGCTGAAAAGGTTAAAGAAGATTATCTCAAAAAGCTGATTGTCCTTGAAGATCAG GTTGAggaattaaaaagaaagctAGATGCTAAGTCTCAACTCTCAATACAAAGACCAAAAGGTGACAAAGCAACAGAACAGTTACATCTCGAGATTCAGAGTTTAAAAGCTCAGAAG GTTCAACTGCAATGTAAAGTCAAGATAGACTCTCTGCAGTTCAGGTTAAGCAAGGCTTCAATGGAAAAAGAAATCCTTCAG CTCAAGAAAGAGGGTAGGAGGAATCAATTTGAGATGCATAAACTACAAGATTCTAACCAGAGACTAAAGAtg GTTTTGCAACGAAAGACTATAGAAGCTTTTGTGGCAACAAAGCGGTTAAGAGAGCTTTTAGAATCTCGAAAGGATTTGTTGCAAAAGACTGCTG GTGCCAGAAATGGGAATAAACCAGCAACTCAG GGCATGGAGCATGAGCTTGAAGTAACAACACAGATACATGAACTATGTTCGGAATATGAAAGTCAAATGGAAGT AATGGCTGAGGAGATTGCTAAGCTTAAGGAAGAAGTGGATATGCTGAAGCAAGAACAGTCTAG ATGCATATTGCAGGAAAAAGAAGCTGACTCCTTGGGGGAGAATCTAGACATAAAAGAGCTGAAGGAACATTTAGTTTGTCTAGGCAGTTTGCTTGGGCAGTTAAGAGTGCAAAAGTCTAAACTTGATCAAGGAAACAAGTCACAG GATGTTTCGAGTAAACTCTCATTTTGTGTCACAAGTGGTAATCGGTTAATAGAGGGTGCAAATACAACCGAATCAGAACCTTCTGAACAAAGTAATGTTGTTAGGAACAAACTTGGATCAGGTGTATGCTGCTCATGTAGCAAGAAGTCTTTGTGCAAAACAACAAAATGCAGATGTCGCCACAGGGGTGGCAGCTGTGGGACATCATGTGGTTGTGCAGCCTCTAAGTGCAGCAACAGAGAAGCAGTGCTGATCCATTTGAATGACTCACCAGAATCACAGATTGCTGAAAGCAAAGCTAATTCTCTAAAGATTATTGAAACAGAGAAGATCGCCACAGATGCTTCTCAAGGTGCAATGCTACTTCAGAGTGCTCTAGTTGATAAACCCGTTGAGAAGAATGTCAATCATGAGCCAAGCAAGAAACCTTTATCTAACATTGGTAACATATTG GCCAATCCAAATGGTGTAAGACCTGAGGGGAGAAAGAAAAGGCAGAAGCCAGTAATTCAGCTTGTTACTGTGGATGCACCTTCCTCGCTTGCAGAGAACGTCAAAGCCACAAAAGAAGCAAAGTGA
- the LOC107421276 gene encoding argininosuccinate lyase, chloroplastic: protein MDCILHFSPKTTSLLSSLSYSSNSYLAPGPRSFLGLVCRNMLGREVVCAAKTQVGDVSAMEPKPKENKLWGGRFQESVTDAVERFTESISFDKALYKHDIMGSRAHASMLAKQGLMSISDKDSILEGLDEIERRIENGEFVWRTDREDVHMNIEAALTDMIGEPAKKLHTARSRNDQVLTDFRLWCRDAIDSIIKRIKYLQVALVTLALENKGLIVPGYTHLQRAQPVLLQHLLLAYVEQLERDAGRLLDCRARLNFCPLGACALAGTGLPIDRFMTSEALGFTAPMSNSIDAVSDRDFVLEFLSANSITAIHLSRLGEEWVLWASEEFGFITPSDSVSTGSSIMPQKKNPDPMELVRGKSARVVGDLVTLLTLCKGLPLAYNRDLQEDKEPVFDSVKTILGMLEVSAEFAQNITFNQERIKNALPAGHLDATTLADYLVKKGVPFRTSHDIVGRSVALCVSKNCQLKDLSMDEMRSIDPVFDTDVYEFLGVENAVEKFCSYGSTGSACVADQLSYWMAKLEIS, encoded by the exons ATGGACTGCATTCTCCATTTCTCTCCGAAAACCACTTCACTACTGTCTTCCTTGTCCTACTCCTCCAACTCCTACTTGGCCCCAGGTCCTCGGTCCTTTCTGGGCTTGGTTTGCAGAAATATGCTCGGGCGAGAGGTGGTTTGCGCTGCCAAAACCCAGGTTGGTGATGTCTCGGCCATGGAGCCCAAACCCAAGGAGAACAAACTCTGGGGTGGCCGTTTCCAGGAAAGCGTCACCGACGCCGTCGAGAGGTTCACGGAGTCCATCTCCTTTGATAAGGCCTTGTATAAGCATGATATCATGGGGAGTAGGGCCCACGCTTCTATGCTCGCCAAACAG GGATTGATGAGCATCAGTGATAAGGACAGTATTCTTGAAGGGCTTGATGAGATAGAGAGGCGCATTGAAAATGGTGAGTTTGTGTGGAGAACTGATAGAGAGGATGTGCACATGAACATTGAAGCAGCCCTTACTGATATGATTGGTGAACCTGCAAAGAAACTTCACACTGCTCGAAGTCGAAACGATCAAGTCTTAACTGATTTCCGCCTGTGGTGTCGAGATGCAATTGATTCGATTATTAAACGAATCAAGTATCTTCAGGTTGCACTGGTGACTTTGGCTTTGGAGAATAAAGGCCTTATTGTTCCTGGTTATACACATTTACAAAGGGCACAGCCTGTTCTTTTGCAACATCTCCTCTTAGCATATGTTGAGCAG CTTGAACGTGATGCTGGTCGTTTACTAGATTGCAGAGCCAGGTTGAATTTCTGCCCTTTAGGTGCTTGTGCATTAGCTGGCACTGGCCTGCCAATTGATCGGTTTATGACTTCCGAGGCTTTAGGATTCACTGCTCCTATGAGTAACAG taTTGATGCGGTGTCAGACCGAGATTTTGTTTTGGAGTTTCTTTCTGCTAATTCTATCACGGCAATTCATCTTTCTCGACTTGGGGAAGAATGGGTTTTGTGGGCTTCAGAAGAGTTCGGATTTATTACACCAAGTGACTCTGTTTCTACTGGAAGTAGTATCATGCCTCAGAAGAAAAACCCAGATCCTATGGAGCTTGTTCGTGGAAAGTCTGCTAGAGTAGTAGGAGACCTTGTTACACTTCTCACACTATGCAAAGGACTACCTCTTGCTTACAATCGTGATTTGCAg GAAGATAAGGAACCTGTGTTTGACAGCGTAAAGACAATATTGGGGATGCTTGAAGTGTCAGCTGAGTTTGCACAGAACATTACTTTTAATCAGGAGAGAATAAAAAATGCTTTACCAGCTGGTCATCTTGATGCTACAACACTTGCTGATTATCTTGTGAAGAAG GGAGTGCCCTTCAGAACTTCTCATGATATAGTTGGAAGGTCTGTTGCCTTGTGTGTCTCAAAGAATTGCCAGCTTAAGGACTTGAGTATGGATGAGATGAGAAGTATAGATCCAGTGTTTGATACAGATGTATATGAATTTCTTGGAGTCGAAAATGCCGTAGAGAAATTCTGCTCATATGGTTCAACTGGATCAGCATGTGTCGCAGATCAACTTAGCTACTGGATGGCTAAACTTGAAATCAGCTAA